One genomic window of Sphingopyxis sp. OPL5 includes the following:
- a CDS encoding TetR/AcrR family transcriptional regulator produces MASEAKIDRTVVAAAELFMRHGFARTTMGDIARAADMSRPALYLLFPGKEEVFEAAVVHLNRLRLAEIHERLGDAATLGDRLFTACDLWLVQVFDLQRTTPDARDMDDLSIPVVRRVYAELEALIARLIAGSAAEMPPADSAELARGLVFSVRGLGAVAADVDDLRAMTRRQVDLLCRAIGRGG; encoded by the coding sequence ATGGCGTCGGAGGCAAAGATCGATCGGACGGTGGTCGCGGCCGCCGAACTGTTCATGCGGCACGGTTTCGCGCGGACGACGATGGGCGACATCGCCCGCGCCGCCGACATGTCGCGCCCCGCGCTCTATCTGCTGTTTCCGGGCAAGGAAGAGGTTTTCGAGGCGGCCGTCGTCCACCTCAACCGGCTGCGACTGGCCGAGATCCATGAGCGGCTGGGCGACGCCGCGACGCTGGGCGATCGCCTCTTCACCGCCTGCGACCTGTGGCTGGTTCAGGTCTTCGACCTGCAGCGCACAACGCCCGACGCCCGTGACATGGACGATCTTTCGATTCCGGTGGTGCGCCGCGTCTATGCCGAGCTGGAGGCGCTGATCGCGCGCCTGATCGCCGGGAGCGCGGCGGAAATGCCGCCCGCCGACAGCGCCGAACTGGCGCGCGGACTGGTCTTTTCGGTGCGCGGGCTGGGCGCCGTCGCGGCGGATGTCGACGATCTGCGCGCGATGACGCGGCGGCAGGTCGACCTCCTGTGCCGCGCGATCGGGCGCGGCGGCTGA
- a CDS encoding enoyl-CoA hydratase/isomerase family protein produces MTAAQANETIDYPFVRLSFEGPLAIVTLNDPDRLNAMGDDMAQSLAAALAEIAKPRRRCRAVLLTGEGRAFCAGYNLMVNRKALAEGKAMITPLGGAETLYHPMLRRLHALPIPLIAGVNGLAIGIGLGLAMAADYVVMADDAWVQTPFKNLASAPDSGLTWLLPRAIGVPRAKRMLMNAERVDAATAREWGLVAETVGTAQLRARALEIARGFADDATIALGEIKTLIGEGLRQDIHSSFEGEAKAVGRTARTKDNLAAVKVFASGEKPVFTGE; encoded by the coding sequence ATGACCGCGGCGCAAGCAAATGAGACGATCGACTACCCCTTTGTCCGGCTGTCGTTCGAAGGACCTCTCGCGATCGTCACGCTCAACGATCCCGATCGCCTGAACGCGATGGGCGACGACATGGCGCAATCGCTGGCGGCCGCGCTGGCCGAAATCGCCAAGCCGCGGCGGCGCTGCCGCGCCGTCCTGCTGACGGGCGAAGGCCGCGCCTTTTGCGCCGGTTACAATCTGATGGTCAACCGCAAGGCGCTCGCCGAGGGCAAGGCCATGATCACGCCGCTCGGCGGCGCCGAAACGCTCTATCATCCGATGCTGCGCCGGCTGCACGCGCTGCCGATCCCGCTCATTGCCGGGGTCAACGGACTGGCGATCGGGATCGGTCTGGGGTTGGCGATGGCCGCCGATTATGTCGTGATGGCCGACGATGCCTGGGTCCAGACGCCGTTCAAGAATCTGGCGTCGGCGCCCGATTCGGGCCTCACCTGGCTGCTGCCGCGCGCGATCGGCGTGCCGCGCGCGAAGCGCATGCTGATGAACGCAGAACGGGTCGATGCCGCCACCGCCCGCGAATGGGGACTGGTCGCGGAAACCGTCGGGACCGCTCAGCTCCGCGCCCGCGCGCTCGAAATCGCGCGAGGGTTCGCCGATGACGCCACCATCGCACTCGGTGAAATCAAGACGCTGATCGGCGAAGGCCTGCGACAGGACATCCACAGCAGCTTCGAAGGCGAGGCGAAGGCGGTCGGGCGCACGGCCAGAACCAAGGACAATCTGGCTGCGGTCAAGGTCTTTGCCTCCGGCGAGAAACCTGTCTTCACGGGCGAATAG
- a CDS encoding sulfotransferase family protein → MSAAFASALVPYAGPIAAAALLTEAQQRTGLSDWGGKRWDEARFRHDLEILCDAIEAGATLTATGRDRTHSRLITMLVSRLRYLDARKAATAADAERIVAPLIGSGMPRAGTTFLHGLMAQDPGNRGVAAWEAAIPSPLADAADREALYTQILAFQGMTAPDVTAIHPFGAALPEECIFLQEGNLGSLYGVYWNVPAYQAAIADKLPGAFAWQTAMMQYLQIDRPRRRWALKGPGHLFNWRELLIAFPDARLYVNHRDPGKVIPSIASLFCKLRSLFSDAAVDPLAIGAQQLAAWQFAVDDYAAWRGCEGAEARVSDVLFTDLVTDPLETVARVYDDLDIPLTTAARGAMARHLETDHHGSAPGRKYGLADYGLDEAAIESAFAPYIERFSIQRERRQ, encoded by the coding sequence ATGAGCGCAGCCTTCGCTTCGGCGCTCGTGCCCTATGCGGGGCCGATCGCCGCCGCGGCGCTGCTCACCGAGGCTCAGCAGCGGACCGGGCTGTCCGACTGGGGCGGCAAGCGCTGGGACGAGGCGCGTTTCCGCCACGATCTCGAAATCTTGTGCGACGCGATCGAAGCCGGGGCGACGCTCACCGCGACCGGGCGCGACCGCACCCACAGCCGGCTGATCACCATGCTCGTCTCACGGCTCCGTTATCTCGACGCGCGCAAGGCGGCGACCGCCGCCGATGCCGAGCGGATCGTCGCGCCGCTGATCGGATCGGGAATGCCGCGCGCCGGCACGACCTTCCTGCACGGGCTGATGGCGCAGGACCCCGGCAATCGCGGTGTCGCGGCGTGGGAAGCGGCGATCCCGTCGCCGCTCGCCGACGCGGCGGACCGGGAAGCGCTTTATACGCAAATCCTGGCGTTTCAGGGGATGACGGCGCCCGATGTGACCGCGATCCATCCGTTCGGCGCGGCCTTGCCCGAGGAATGCATCTTCCTGCAGGAAGGCAATCTCGGCAGCCTTTATGGCGTCTACTGGAATGTCCCCGCCTATCAGGCGGCGATCGCCGACAAGCTGCCGGGGGCCTTCGCCTGGCAGACGGCGATGATGCAATATCTGCAGATCGATCGTCCGCGCCGGCGCTGGGCGCTGAAGGGACCGGGCCACCTCTTCAACTGGCGCGAACTGCTGATCGCCTTTCCCGATGCGCGCCTCTATGTAAACCACCGCGATCCGGGCAAGGTCATCCCGTCGATCGCCAGCCTCTTTTGCAAGCTGCGCTCGCTTTTTTCCGACGCGGCGGTCGATCCGCTGGCGATCGGCGCGCAGCAGCTCGCCGCCTGGCAGTTCGCGGTCGACGACTATGCCGCGTGGCGCGGCTGCGAGGGGGCCGAGGCGCGGGTCAGCGACGTGCTGTTCACCGATCTCGTCACCGACCCGCTCGAAACCGTCGCGCGCGTCTATGACGACCTCGACATTCCGCTCACCACCGCGGCGCGCGGCGCGATGGCCCGGCATCTCGAGACCGATCACCATGGTTCGGCGCCCGGTCGCAAATATGGGCTGGCCGATTACGGCCTCGACGAAGCGGCGATCGAAAGCGCCTTCGCGCCCTATATCGAACGCTTCTCCATCCAGCGGGAGAGACGGCAATGA
- a CDS encoding MFS transporter produces MASRDSGSFRSLGILFAATMAIAIVGVHFHVVGAMVKPLGDAYGWSRGDIAFALTISSVVHPFTNIFLGMLVDRYSARSIALPGIAGWAVGTALLGFVGGPIWTWYAGYVLFSLLGFAASSIVFTKLIVENFTKRRGLALATSLAGAGILVSIIPTIVLALERHFGIAGVYPAIAACAFVLMFIPCWLFLPRSGSAATPPMSAVPSRPKADWREVVGSTILWRLLFAFLFVASCVGTFIVHLQPMLADAGLSRDEAATVALFIGPAMIAGRLGTGLLFDILPTRLVAACAFSLPAFACLWLLAIPLDYGSAVALALLIGVAMGSEVDVVAYMSSRYFGLRRYGLVFAILISTYGFAVGTSSWGAGKVFDAAGSYDGVLIALIAGVALAVALVISLGRPPELERETS; encoded by the coding sequence ATGGCATCGCGCGACTCCGGGTCGTTCCGCAGCCTGGGCATATTGTTCGCCGCGACGATGGCGATCGCCATCGTCGGCGTGCATTTTCATGTGGTCGGCGCGATGGTCAAGCCGCTGGGCGACGCCTATGGCTGGAGCCGCGGCGACATCGCCTTTGCGCTGACGATTTCCAGCGTCGTCCACCCTTTCACCAACATCTTTCTAGGCATGCTCGTCGACCGCTACAGCGCGCGCAGCATCGCCTTGCCCGGCATCGCCGGCTGGGCGGTCGGCACGGCGCTGCTCGGGTTCGTGGGCGGGCCGATCTGGACCTGGTACGCGGGCTATGTCCTGTTCAGCCTGCTCGGCTTTGCAGCGAGCTCGATCGTCTTCACCAAGTTGATCGTCGAAAATTTCACCAAAAGGCGCGGGCTGGCGCTGGCAACCTCGCTGGCGGGGGCCGGCATCCTCGTCAGCATCATCCCGACGATCGTTCTTGCGCTCGAACGCCATTTCGGAATTGCCGGCGTCTATCCGGCGATTGCAGCCTGTGCCTTCGTCCTGATGTTCATCCCCTGCTGGCTGTTCCTGCCGCGCAGCGGGTCGGCGGCGACGCCGCCGATGTCCGCCGTGCCGTCCAGGCCAAAGGCCGACTGGCGCGAAGTCGTCGGCTCGACGATCCTCTGGCGCCTGCTCTTCGCCTTCCTCTTCGTCGCCTCCTGTGTCGGCACGTTCATCGTCCATCTTCAGCCGATGCTGGCCGACGCCGGACTCAGCCGCGACGAGGCGGCGACAGTGGCGCTGTTCATCGGTCCGGCGATGATTGCCGGGCGCCTCGGCACCGGCCTGTTGTTCGATATCCTGCCGACGCGGCTGGTCGCCGCCTGCGCGTTCAGCCTGCCGGCCTTTGCCTGCCTGTGGCTTCTCGCCATTCCGCTCGACTATGGCAGCGCGGTCGCGCTCGCGCTGTTGATCGGCGTCGCGATGGGCAGCGAGGTCGATGTCGTTGCCTATATGTCGAGCCGCTATTTCGGCCTGCGCCGCTATGGCCTCGTCTTTGCGATCCTGATCAGCACCTATGGCTTTGCGGTCGGCACATCGTCCTGGGGCGCCGGCAAGGTGTTCGATGCGGCGGGAAGTTATGACGGCGTGCTGATCGCGCTCATCGCGGGCGTGGCGCTTGCCGTGGCGCTGGTGATATCGCTGGGCCGCCCGCCGGAACTCGAACGCGAAACATCGTAG
- a CDS encoding carboxymuconolactone decarboxylase family protein, producing the protein MNRIPPVAVDDLTPQQRDTYDNKPGGKLNLSRVLAHAVTIQPGIGLAVQGMMTGIEVPPLERQICVLAVLHLDRGAYEWAQHLEVSKAMGIADAKVAAIADDRFGDPIFDDREKALLAFTRQVVKTVRVDDFVFDAVAAFYSPRQIVELIHVIGIYMLFVRVSEVAELEIDGIVGGEFWRKANQQAGLVE; encoded by the coding sequence ATGAACCGCATTCCCCCGGTCGCGGTCGACGACCTGACGCCGCAGCAGCGCGATACCTATGACAACAAACCCGGCGGCAAGTTGAACCTCAGCCGCGTGCTCGCCCACGCCGTGACGATCCAGCCCGGAATCGGGCTCGCCGTCCAGGGGATGATGACGGGCATCGAGGTGCCGCCGCTCGAGCGCCAGATTTGTGTGCTCGCGGTCCTCCACCTCGACCGCGGCGCCTATGAATGGGCTCAGCATCTCGAGGTATCGAAGGCGATGGGCATCGCCGACGCCAAGGTCGCGGCGATCGCCGACGACCGCTTTGGCGACCCGATATTCGACGATCGCGAGAAAGCGCTGCTCGCCTTCACGCGCCAGGTGGTAAAGACGGTGCGCGTCGACGATTTCGTCTTCGACGCCGTCGCGGCCTTTTATTCGCCGCGCCAGATCGTCGAACTGATCCATGTGATCGGCATCTATATGCTGTTCGTCCGCGTGTCCGAGGTCGCGGAGCTCGAGATCGACGGGATCGTCGGCGGCGAATTCTGGCGCAAGGCGAACCAGCAGGCGGGACTCGTCGAATGA
- a CDS encoding SDR family NAD(P)-dependent oxidoreductase, whose amino-acid sequence MSGERIDLDGRVAIVTGAGGGLGRAYARALAERGAAVVVNDLGGDTRGENPAAELGEDVAADIRARGGRAVANADTVATQAGGAAITQAALDHFGRIDIVINNAGNQRNALFEDLTEEDIEAVLAVHLKGSFYVTQPAYRLMKRQGFGRIIFTSSQSGVFGNPYRANYGAAKAGVIGLMRVLVQEAPPAIRINCVMPNASGSRMGAPGEERVDKDFIAAILARGNAYADRSAPDHVAALVTWLASDACDVTGQTYSVLRGHYARVFSGRGEGWASACGDCASADDIAAHAAAIADTATWDEPQSGLDEGDIVRAALDRLYGEMEKI is encoded by the coding sequence ATGAGCGGCGAAAGGATCGACCTTGACGGCCGGGTGGCGATCGTCACCGGTGCCGGCGGGGGGCTTGGCCGGGCCTATGCCCGTGCGCTGGCCGAACGCGGCGCGGCGGTCGTCGTCAACGACCTGGGCGGCGACACCCGCGGTGAAAACCCGGCTGCCGAGCTTGGCGAAGATGTCGCGGCCGATATCCGGGCGCGGGGCGGACGCGCCGTCGCCAATGCCGACACCGTCGCGACCCAGGCCGGCGGCGCGGCGATCACCCAGGCGGCGCTCGATCATTTCGGCCGGATCGACATCGTCATCAACAATGCCGGGAATCAGCGCAACGCGCTGTTCGAAGACCTGACCGAAGAGGATATCGAGGCGGTGCTCGCCGTCCATCTGAAAGGCAGTTTCTACGTCACCCAGCCCGCTTATCGGCTGATGAAGCGGCAGGGCTTTGGCCGGATCATCTTCACCTCGTCGCAATCGGGCGTGTTCGGCAATCCCTATCGTGCCAATTATGGCGCCGCAAAGGCTGGCGTGATCGGCCTGATGCGGGTGCTCGTGCAGGAAGCGCCGCCGGCGATCCGCATCAACTGCGTCATGCCCAACGCCAGCGGCAGCCGCATGGGAGCGCCGGGCGAAGAGCGGGTCGACAAGGATTTCATCGCCGCGATCCTCGCGCGCGGCAACGCCTATGCCGATCGAAGCGCGCCAGACCATGTTGCGGCGCTGGTGACATGGCTGGCGAGCGACGCGTGCGACGTGACCGGCCAGACCTATTCGGTGCTGCGCGGCCATTATGCGCGGGTGTTCAGCGGGCGCGGGGAGGGGTGGGCGTCCGCCTGCGGCGATTGCGCCAGCGCCGACGATATCGCCGCCCATGCCGCCGCGATCGCCGACACGGCGACCTGGGACGAGCCGCAAAGCGGCCTCGACGAAGGCGATATCGTCCGCGCCGCCCTCGACCGGCTTTATGGTGAAATGGAGAAGATTTGA
- a CDS encoding tyrosine-protein phosphatase produces MDEAAARLLDIAGSRNLRDLGGYRTADGRTVRRGMLLRGGHPAGLTEKGIAQVAALGLGAIIDLRTTEERAGHPWPPELVGGLRYWTRDYDLSRGDLVAMLRDPATGPEDMRARMLQSYRLIADEQRGGIGAMFDLLRDQRTPLLINCTAGKDRTGVACAILLIALGVPIESVRADYALTETFQDPGSPLFHVDPDGPFAYLLAVDPEVWRTMMRSAPDYIDATFAALAEKYGSPEAYLRAEHGLDEAALAALRDRLLEP; encoded by the coding sequence ATGGACGAGGCGGCGGCGCGGTTGCTCGACATCGCGGGATCGCGCAATCTGCGCGATCTTGGCGGCTATCGCACCGCCGACGGCCGCACCGTGCGCCGCGGCATGCTGCTGCGCGGCGGGCATCCGGCGGGGCTGACCGAAAAGGGGATCGCGCAGGTCGCGGCGCTGGGGCTGGGCGCGATCATCGACCTGCGCACGACCGAAGAACGCGCCGGCCATCCCTGGCCGCCCGAACTGGTCGGCGGCCTGCGGTACTGGACGCGCGATTATGATCTCAGCCGGGGCGATCTGGTCGCGATGCTGCGCGATCCCGCGACCGGACCCGAAGACATGAGGGCCCGGATGCTGCAAAGCTATCGCCTGATCGCCGACGAACAGCGCGGCGGCATCGGGGCGATGTTCGACCTGCTGCGCGACCAGCGGACCCCGCTGCTGATCAATTGCACCGCCGGCAAGGATCGCACGGGCGTGGCTTGCGCCATCCTGCTTATCGCGCTCGGCGTGCCGATCGAGAGCGTGCGTGCCGACTATGCGCTGACCGAGACGTTTCAGGACCCCGGCAGCCCCTTGTTCCATGTCGACCCCGATGGTCCCTTCGCTTATCTGCTCGCGGTCGATCCAGAGGTATGGCGGACGATGATGCGTTCGGCCCCCGACTATATCGACGCGACCTTCGCCGCGCTCGCCGAGAAATACGGGTCGCCCGAGGCCTATCTGCGCGCCGAACATGGTCTGGACGAAGCGGCGTTGGCCGCGCTCAGGGATCGGTTGCTCGAACCCTGA
- a CDS encoding TonB-dependent receptor: MRNFKQSLLSGVMLGATVLASAPAFAQAETDRSANDSVGIEDIVVTARKTSESLQSTPVAVTVPTGDTLDKAQVNGIESLPNLVPGIVVQPSTGQPASAFIGIRGQSSSDALLALDQAVGQYFDGVYIARSSGALFNFVDVERVEVLRGAQGTLFGRNTTGGAVSIISNKPTGDFGGSVRVRYGNYDTWETTGVLNLPIQGDEIAVRLVGQHVQSDGYGRNLSFDTPLGGDNVDFLRGTLLIAPEGTGLTVTVVGDYTNRNGQGQITGLKSYNRNPTTGANQNGTAQAVLAACSGATPNPLCPVKGPVAGDSYGNYAVSVQGKENFYDVALSMIPFSKATSWGVGVTTEYEISSSTALKSITAWRGVDTESLSDNDGTPYVLTGGLRPGDGNIIDQSQFSQELQLSTQAFDDRLQLILGAFYFTERGTDLSKSFSAFPLGTRRLGYNDGDIANKSYAGFGQFNFNITPELRFTGGLRYTEDKRSILSRNRQENTDPVTGIPNGTFVCSLIVDPGAPCEKFTKATFDYWSYTAGFDWRPNDNVFLYLKTSKASRAGGFNPRATGTTPLVFNPETVVDYEFGFKLDLLDRRLRLNTAIFQTNYDDIQRTVPAIVNGVLSNSIVNAATARIRGLEAELTVQPVDDLQLGISATFLDPKFKDFTIPLSLTVFQDVTDTPYSFAPKSSYSVYADYTVPMSAGELNLRADYSWRSKQYTTGPLIGPGYQEQFKDTAKIPAYGLLNGQIAYRFENPKLEVTIYGQNLTQKKYFARLLAIENSLGVTGYSPGMPRTYGVRLTYKFGGE, translated from the coding sequence ATGAGGAATTTCAAGCAGTCGCTGTTGTCGGGGGTCATGTTGGGCGCCACGGTGCTGGCATCCGCGCCGGCGTTCGCACAGGCCGAAACCGATCGTTCCGCGAACGACAGCGTCGGTATCGAGGATATCGTCGTCACCGCGCGAAAGACCTCGGAAAGCCTGCAATCGACCCCGGTTGCGGTCACCGTTCCGACCGGCGACACGCTCGACAAGGCGCAGGTCAACGGCATCGAATCGCTGCCGAACCTGGTGCCCGGCATCGTCGTGCAGCCGTCGACCGGCCAGCCGGCGTCGGCCTTCATCGGCATCCGCGGCCAGTCGTCCTCCGACGCGCTGCTCGCGCTCGACCAGGCGGTCGGCCAATATTTCGACGGCGTCTATATCGCCCGTTCGTCGGGCGCGCTGTTCAACTTCGTCGATGTCGAGCGGGTCGAAGTGCTGCGCGGCGCGCAGGGGACCTTGTTCGGTCGCAACACCACGGGCGGCGCGGTCAGCATCATTTCGAACAAGCCCACCGGCGATTTCGGCGGCAGCGTGCGCGTGCGCTATGGCAATTACGACACCTGGGAAACCACCGGCGTCCTGAACCTGCCGATCCAGGGCGACGAGATCGCGGTGCGGCTGGTCGGCCAGCATGTCCAGAGCGACGGCTATGGCCGCAACCTCAGCTTCGACACGCCGCTCGGCGGCGACAATGTAGACTTTCTGCGCGGCACCCTGCTGATCGCGCCCGAAGGCACCGGGCTGACGGTGACCGTGGTCGGCGACTATACCAACCGCAACGGCCAGGGCCAGATCACCGGCCTCAAGAGCTACAACCGCAACCCGACGACGGGTGCGAACCAGAACGGCACGGCGCAGGCGGTTCTCGCCGCCTGCTCGGGCGCCACCCCGAACCCGCTTTGCCCGGTCAAAGGACCGGTCGCCGGCGATTCCTATGGAAATTATGCGGTCAGCGTTCAGGGCAAGGAAAATTTCTACGACGTCGCGCTCAGCATGATCCCGTTCAGCAAGGCCACATCCTGGGGCGTCGGGGTGACCACCGAATATGAGATCAGCAGTTCGACCGCGCTGAAATCGATCACCGCGTGGCGCGGGGTCGACACCGAATCGCTCTCCGACAATGACGGGACGCCCTATGTGCTGACCGGCGGGCTGCGCCCCGGCGACGGCAACATCATCGACCAGTCGCAATTCTCGCAGGAACTGCAGCTGTCGACGCAGGCGTTCGACGATCGCCTGCAACTGATCCTCGGTGCCTTCTATTTCACCGAGCGGGGCACCGACCTGTCGAAAAGCTTCTCGGCCTTCCCGCTGGGGACGCGCCGTCTGGGCTATAACGACGGCGACATCGCCAACAAAAGCTACGCCGGTTTCGGCCAGTTCAACTTCAACATCACCCCCGAACTGCGCTTCACCGGCGGGTTGCGCTACACCGAGGACAAGCGGTCGATCCTGAGCCGCAATCGCCAGGAGAATACCGATCCCGTCACCGGTATTCCCAACGGCACCTTCGTGTGCAGCCTTATCGTCGATCCCGGCGCGCCGTGCGAGAAGTTCACCAAGGCGACCTTCGACTATTGGTCCTACACCGCCGGTTTCGACTGGCGTCCGAACGACAATGTGTTCCTCTACCTCAAGACCAGCAAGGCCAGCCGGGCCGGCGGGTTCAACCCGCGCGCGACCGGGACGACGCCGCTCGTGTTCAATCCCGAAACGGTCGTCGACTATGAATTCGGCTTCAAGCTCGATCTGCTCGACCGCCGCTTGCGGTTGAACACCGCGATCTTCCAGACCAATTATGACGACATCCAGCGGACGGTTCCGGCGATCGTCAACGGCGTGCTCTCGAACTCGATCGTCAATGCGGCGACGGCGCGGATTCGCGGGCTGGAGGCGGAATTGACCGTGCAGCCGGTCGACGACCTGCAACTCGGTATATCCGCGACCTTCCTCGATCCGAAGTTCAAGGATTTCACGATCCCGCTGTCGCTGACGGTGTTTCAGGACGTCACCGACACGCCCTATTCCTTCGCGCCGAAGAGCTCCTATTCGGTCTATGCGGACTACACCGTGCCGATGAGCGCGGGCGAGTTGAACCTGCGCGCCGACTACAGCTGGCGCAGCAAGCAATATACGACCGGCCCGCTGATCGGCCCCGGCTATCAGGAGCAGTTCAAGGATACGGCCAAAATCCCGGCCTATGGCCTGCTCAATGGCCAGATCGCGTACCGGTTCGAGAATCCGAAGCTCGAAGTGACGATTTATGGCCAGAACCTCACGCAGAAGAAATATTTCGCGCGCCTGCTCGCGATCGAGAACAGCCTCGGCGTCACCGGCTATTCGCCCGGCATGCCGCGCACCTATGGCGTGCGGCTGACCTACAAGTTCGGCGGAGAATGA
- a CDS encoding phosphotransferase has translation MTDAPTSHLPLRIEEITAEWLTTILAERFPGTVVTEAHIGTVIAGTATKVRLLLSYNAAGHAHRLPPTMWLKGGFIRHAYTFDDSFVNEAKFFASWAPEMNIHIPRAYWSGWHDDVQGLVLMEDLSARNVSFGDARRLITIDQQAQTLELLARMHARWWQSPELKTLRNFSTVWQAADRVVMMMLEPDYFDACMNHRRCAAYVGPYRDRDRIKAGLRMQWKRSVEIPQCFSHGDAHLGNMFFETDGRPGFLDWQAWQEGPYMHDVAYSIIGNLTVEDRRSAERDLLAGYLEALKTHGVATPPSREDAWEAYRRHAMHGFMWPFTPLEMQPIEIVTAEGDCFGAAVADLDTFGALGV, from the coding sequence ATGACCGACGCCCCGACGAGCCACCTGCCGCTGCGGATCGAGGAGATTACCGCTGAATGGCTCACGACGATCCTGGCCGAGCGCTTCCCGGGCACAGTGGTGACCGAGGCGCATATCGGCACCGTGATCGCGGGCACCGCGACCAAGGTCCGCCTGCTGCTGTCCTACAACGCCGCCGGCCATGCGCACCGCCTGCCGCCGACGATGTGGCTGAAGGGTGGTTTCATCCGCCACGCCTACACCTTCGACGATTCCTTCGTGAACGAGGCGAAGTTCTTCGCGAGCTGGGCGCCCGAGATGAATATCCACATTCCCCGCGCCTATTGGTCGGGCTGGCACGACGATGTGCAGGGGCTGGTGCTGATGGAGGACCTGTCGGCGCGCAACGTCAGTTTCGGCGATGCGCGGCGGCTGATCACGATCGACCAGCAGGCGCAGACGCTCGAACTGCTGGCGCGGATGCACGCGCGCTGGTGGCAGTCGCCCGAGCTCAAGACTTTGCGCAACTTCTCGACCGTCTGGCAGGCGGCCGACCGGGTGGTGATGATGATGCTCGAGCCCGACTATTTCGACGCGTGCATGAACCACCGCCGCTGCGCCGCCTATGTCGGGCCCTATCGCGACCGCGACCGGATCAAGGCGGGGCTGCGGATGCAGTGGAAGCGGTCGGTCGAAATTCCGCAATGCTTCTCGCACGGCGACGCCCATCTCGGGAACATGTTCTTCGAAACCGACGGCCGGCCGGGCTTTCTCGACTGGCAGGCGTGGCAGGAGGGGCCGTATATGCACGACGTTGCCTATTCGATCATCGGCAATCTGACGGTCGAGGATCGCCGGTCGGCGGAAAGGGACTTGCTCGCCGGCTATCTCGAAGCGCTGAAAACGCACGGCGTGGCGACGCCGCCGAGCCGCGAGGATGCGTGGGAGGCCTATCGCCGCCATGCGATGCACGGTTTCATGTGGCCGTTCACGCCGCTGGAAATGCAGCCGATCGAAATCGTCACGGCGGAGGGCGATTGTTTCGGCGCCGCGGTTGCCGATCTCGACACCTTCGGCGCGCTCGGCGTCTGA
- a CDS encoding acyl-CoA thioesterase produces MTGKPAALLALAAGADDDGMFLAQVPEPLCVGPPAHQFLFGGIALAAAIEAMERRTGRPALFASAQFLTWARPGDTLSFDTEIVADGRVVRQCRVTGRCGQPAFLHVQGACGGHDTAIAHRDVAMPVVPPPEACPGRSMAWRLSTNLNTLLEFRLASGAIPHPTDWSGPGGVDLACWIRARCGAPLDRRLLTVVADCAFLALDDAVGPATRGSSLDNAIRFVAAPVGEWVLAAMHVDGGENGIAHIATRLFSEDGVLLAVAGQTMRLRG; encoded by the coding sequence ATGACCGGCAAGCCCGCGGCCCTGCTCGCGCTCGCCGCGGGTGCGGATGATGACGGCATGTTCCTCGCCCAGGTTCCCGAACCCCTGTGCGTCGGACCGCCCGCGCATCAGTTCCTGTTCGGTGGCATAGCGCTCGCGGCCGCCATCGAGGCGATGGAGCGGCGAACGGGGCGGCCCGCGCTCTTCGCCTCGGCGCAGTTCCTGACTTGGGCGCGGCCGGGCGACACGCTTTCTTTCGATACCGAAATCGTCGCCGACGGGCGGGTGGTGCGCCAGTGCCGGGTGACGGGACGATGCGGTCAGCCCGCCTTTCTTCACGTTCAGGGCGCATGCGGCGGGCACGATACCGCGATCGCGCATCGCGATGTGGCCATGCCCGTCGTACCGCCGCCGGAGGCGTGTCCGGGCCGGTCGATGGCGTGGCGCTTGTCGACGAACCTCAACACCTTGCTCGAATTCCGGCTGGCGAGCGGCGCCATTCCCCATCCCACCGATTGGAGCGGCCCCGGCGGCGTCGACCTCGCCTGCTGGATTCGCGCGCGCTGCGGCGCGCCGCTCGACCGCAGATTGCTGACGGTCGTTGCCGACTGTGCCTTTCTGGCTCTCGATGACGCGGTCGGCCCCGCTACGAGAGGCAGCAGCCTCGACAATGCCATCCGCTTCGTTGCCGCGCCGGTCGGGGAATGGGTGCTTGCGGCAATGCATGTCGATGGTGGCGAAAACGGCATCGCGCATATCGCGACACGACTCTTTTCCGAGGACGGCGTCCTGCTTGCGGTCGCCGGGCAGACGATGCGGCTGCGCGGCTGA